ATAGACCCTAGGCCCCAcgattgaaaaataaaaataaaaattgaaaaatcttaAGTTTTTCAAAAATTACCAAGTGTTTACAACTTTCATGTAGTATAGTACCTTGAGGCACACCTGCACAGTAGTAGTATAGTACCTTGAGGCACACCTGcacagtaattaaaaaaaaacccaaaGTCAACGGTGTCACCTGCATGTCAAACTACCACGTGGCAGGCGTAATTCAGAATGTTGTTTTGTAAAACACGTTGTTATCAAGTTAAAACACGTGGTTGCACCACGTGATCGTGTCACTACGGGAAAATACCGGAACAGGTGATGTCACAACTTATCCCGAagtttattgaaataaaaatattttattctagaaataataTATACTcaattacatctaaatattttaCACCATACTAGCTAACTTGACTATACACTCGTATCCAAATTACTTAttatcatattataacaaatatACATGTGAGCGAGTACTTACGGAATTTCGTTATCCCACTGGCTGACTTGTAAACAACCTCGGAAATAACCAACACCTTGTAgtttataaaagtaaatatatttcaaagctgttatttaaattacaaagcaACCACTTAACGGATAAGataacttcatttattttatgatcAGACGTCCGTTCGGTTTCGTCGCCCGGCCAAGAATGCCCCTGCGCGCCAAGTCACCTCACTCCCGTTTTACGCCATCGGACATGACGTCACCAGAATAGTCAATGTAgctactaattaatgtttaattcTTACTAAATGTAATAAAACCTTACAGTTGCAATAATCAATATTAATGTATCCATGTCTGTTTTTATTCGTTGCAGTACATGATCAATGAGCATGTGCACATCGCGGTGGACCACCTCGGCAGGTTCATTCACCTGCACGTCAAGGAGCTGAAGGTACCCTTTTAATATCTTTCACCATCGACCAATAAAATCCATCCCATTGTCCTCCATCCTCCTCCTCCTGGCAGGTTCGCCATGTGAGGTGGGGCGTTAAAGGAGAACTCAATAGTACGGAATATATGTTTATTCTGTCTTAAGTAACAAGTACAAGCCATACTAAGCTATGCACTACGTGtgtagggcatgctcccgggaattcctgGTTCTGAatttcccgggaattcccgggaattttacagtgtcaaaagaaccggtactaaagacccggtaccggtacttcccggttctcatcatatgatTATTTATTgccatttcaatagtagtattgttttaaataacatttaataatggtgctatgaaacgggggactcaaataacccgacaaactaacctagtaaacTAGGCATTCCAATATTTCCAATCGATATTACGGATATTGTAAAAATTCACCCAattttctatttcaattttgtttttatctgaAACATCGCTCAGTACTTTTAAGCCGGTTACATAAAGGACTATGATATTAGTAATCTATGTATCTTTAAACAACTTTTAAATCTCAAGTAGGATATTACCTATATTCGAATAATCTTCTTCTAGTAatggttttatatgaaaatattccGTTCTCGGGTCAAATTTTAAACTTCTGTATGCCGTaccgtcatagtgctgagtgcatcgactacgctacggccgtgTACAGGCGCAGGCAaagtgtgccggttaatttcgtaaaatagattggaacgccggaagtgttttttttttaataaaattggtcatttattaatacttatgcaataatttatatgaaaataagtaatTCATAAcataaagattgtacgctaacacaattttttttataatcataAGATGcgttgagaaccgggaagaaccgggaatcccggttccggccatacccagaaccgggaaatgaaattcttggtaccgggaccggtactgcatgccctataCGTGTGTGAGTAAGGCGTAGTAAACACACTACAATACGGGCCTTGCTCCATTAATTGATAACTAATGATACACTTGCAGGTCCTCCTGATAGCTCTAGAAGATGCGGTTGACAACATGCTAACGATGTACGACAACCACAACGCCATCAAGACGGAGCGCGTAGCCACCTACAACGCGGCTGCAAACGGCGCAGTGCCGTCAGAGTTCTACCTCAGTCAAGGTACTGCtatactgatgatgatgatgtcctcccagacgtatccgtcgaTGGCGACATCCTGACAAATTATGCTGGAGTTTGACGTCAAGATCTTCAATCTTGCTATACTACCACATAGTCAACAACGTGATAAGACATTTTGACGATATGCGACAACCACAAGGCCATCAAGACGGAGCGCGTGGCCACCTACAACCAGGCGTCCAACGGCGCCGTGCCTTCAGAGTTCTACCTCAGTCAAGGTACTGGTATACTACCACATAGTCAACAACATGATAAGACATGTTGACGATATGCGACAACTACAACGCTATTCAGACGGAGCGCGTCGCCTCCTGCAACGCGGCTGCCGGCGCCGTGCCATTAGAGTTTCATCTCAGTCAACGTAGCAAGACAAACAGAGCATAATATTGACGGGAATTTCAAATTCCTATGCTCTTCAGACTTGCAAGATCTAATTATTTAAGGATCGGAACATCATCTTCATAGCATATCGTCCATTCGCGGGGTTAATAAGAACAGAAAAGCTCTCACTAGCCTGATCGTCTCTACAGCATAACACCTCTAAAACGGAAGTTCAATAACTTAACAGTAACGCCTCAAAATGGACGGGATCCTTATAGTTCTAAGTTCAAACAAAAAGCAACTCTAAAGATAGGAAGCGCCTTGACAATacaggcgtgttcagatatttttgagcacatttggccactccgatatatttaatggcgactgtactaggACTAGGTATTCTTTTTGCAAATTAAGAGCAGTAATTTTGTAGAAGTCGCTGTTCCCGCCCGAATGTGGAGACGAGAGGAAACAGCAAAGATGAGAAAAGAGGAATCAACGCCAGGGAAAAGAGGAAACATTCGAATAAGACGTATAGGAAACAGTCAAACATGAAACAGTTAGTAAATAAGATAGTGTCATGAAATAAGAGAAAACagcttcttcttcctcgcgttatctcagtattttgccacggcttatgggagcctgggatccgcttgacaactaatccgaagaattgacgtaggcactggtttttacgaaagcgactgccatctaaccttccaacccagacgggaaattaggccttattgggattagtccggtttcctcacgatgttttccttcaccgaaaagcaactggtacctaaatatcaaatgatatttcatacatcaattccgaaaaactcattggttcgAGCCATTGCCTAAATTTCATTGCAGAATACTACTGCGGCCGCAACGTGTACATCTTCGTGTCGGAGCTGTACAGCGACATCTACAACATGGGGCGCGGGCCGGCGCCCTACTGCAAGGGCCGCGGCTTCCACTTCCTCGGCTTCGTGCACTTCATGGACGACAACAAGTATTATCTCGAGGAGGACCCCAGCTTGGCCTTTGCtactgataattatttgcatgGGCTCGAATGTCATACTGACGTGTGTATCTACAGGTGAGATCAATACGTTGCAAAACATCTACAACGACTACAAGTTCAAAAACTTTAAGTGAAAAGTTCTTGTAAAAAATTTCCATGTCTACAGACTCCGGCGCActaaatttacataaaaattgTAGAACATGAAGAGCCCTATCGTGATATAAGCGCTTCTGAGGGGTCATTAGAAGAATATATTTCGCACGCACTCGCTTACTCCAACACTGGCCTTCTACTTCCTCACACTATAAATTCGGACGAAATCTCATTATGACTTCTTATGGCCACACTTGGAGAGACTTGCGATCCTCAACAGTGAGGGACATTAAACGTTAAATATTCGCAGAACGCCCAGTTGGCCTGCTACAAATTAGAACGAGCTTTGCCCTATCTCTCTAATAAGAATGATTGTCGCCAGGTTCCCGTTCAAGAAAGGCTTGCAGCACGAGCGCGACGTGGTGACGCTGCCTAAGGCGCTGGTAAAGTGCGGCACGGAGGTGTACAAGCTGCCGCCTCTCACCGCCGCCTCCTGCATCATCACCTCCGGCTCCTTCATCCTCGACTTCAACATACAGGGCATACGATTCCGCCACTACGATTACATTCTGGTAAATGGATAGTTTACCCCTCTCATTGTCCACGGCATCTTTGCTGATGATAGTTGCTGCGTTGAAGGAGGTATTTTGAGGAGGTAGTCTTTCAAGAGCCGTTATCGACTGCGAGGGCTGTATAATACGATAGTGGATTGGCATTTCTTGccgtataatatttaagtttctaTCGGTTGATAtgataaaataaacttttattgtaaactagtctCACAGAGAAGAccacgtaggtacctaccggACGGAAGACTTATAACGAGAATCGAAGATTTATTTAGGTAGTAAAGTTTATAAAAAAGTTGAAGATAGTTAGGGCCCCTCTcccatttaaaataatgtacctagtatttttttatgggACAGCCATTTAACGAAATTTCTACATTAGCGCCATGAAAAAAGATCTAGAACACCTACTACTATAGATATATTCACCTCGTAGAGTGATAGAGAGTCAAAAAACAACCGCACGTGTGCAATAAATAAacagagtaggtaggtaaggtcACAGAAttagtaatagtactaccttacagaaaggacacttcctacaaaaccgaagtttgacagcgattcagggtcgaatcatccTTCGACACCCTTTCAAACTTATGGCAGTATCCCTTTCGACtctttagggttgtcaaaattcaagtaattatctgtggccgtgcacgcaaagggacgtcaagttgtgtcaaccctaataattgctcggagcaatgctgagccgaacggagccgagtttgcacgaagtcaggagtgtctccccactggtaaggttgacgaaatataagcCGATCTCTCGAACAGGTTTGAACAAAATCGGCTCActtatttcgtcaactttacctacatgttttattttgtacCTAATCAACTGACCCAATTTTCAGATCCTACCCAACGGGCACATATTTTACACGAAGGAGAAGAACACACCGCTCTTCTGTGACCatcataagaataagaataagaataagaataagaataagaataaatttattatcaaaAGAACACATAACAGAGTATGGCAGGGGTCTCCGCACTAGGCTacgcctgtatcgcggggaaccaGTTACAGTTTAAATAAGAGATCTTAGTTACACAATCAAGTCCGGTAATATCTTAGGTAtgtttttgatataatataacagACTTAAAATGAGAACTTATAACATACTTATAAGTAAGAAAAAGATATACATTTCTATGgcaaaacatgaaaaataaacctaaattattttaactaaaatatCTTCTGTCTCGGCATAGTTAAgtgattgtaaaaaaataaataggaGTTTCTTTGCTTCGACGATGGTGCAGTCTTTAAGGTTGCAGTGTTTAAGCATGGCGTTGTAAGTGGT
The Cydia splendana chromosome 20, ilCydSple1.2, whole genome shotgun sequence DNA segment above includes these coding regions:
- the LOC134800488 gene encoding uncharacterized protein LOC134800488; amino-acid sequence: MAEIGRVFAFEVLVLLSFVNVHAYNPKYHPCCQEPGQNVTLAMIIDAFEIYGHDPTDKLDHFAHYQLQMMKIKRAPDQYMINEHVHIAVDHLGRFIHLHVKELKVLLIALEDAVDNMLTMYDNHNAIKTERVATYNAAANGAVPSEFYLSQEYYCGRNVYIFVSELYSDIYNMGRGPAPYCKGRGFHFLGFVHFMDDNKYYLEEDPSLAFATDNYLHGLECHTDVCIYRFPFKKGLQHERDVVTLPKALVKCGTEVYKLPPLTAASCIITSGSFILDFNIQGIRFRHYDYILILPNGHIFYTKEKNTPLFCDHHVCEWNNTNFYGGPFAIPGDPGTGLMPVPPFLEQTTVPPFSDQSTPSGGPFDNVTYSLDGCWYMFPPNYGSIAGISYLDPLTINEYRFTCQGSGNKGLYWYPQWMGAPPHHPYPQANDMPKHEEGGGDVFYPHQQGPEPPPLIVPNFTD